A single region of the Musa acuminata AAA Group cultivar baxijiao chromosome BXJ1-11, Cavendish_Baxijiao_AAA, whole genome shotgun sequence genome encodes:
- the LOC135597723 gene encoding tropinone reductase homolog At5g06060-like yields MENGLGSSCIANDERWSLAGATAVVTGGTKGIGHAIVEELARFGAAIHICSRNEAELNNCLKEWGAKNFKVTGSVCDVSSRDDREKLMEDVKSTFGGKLSILVNNAGTGFVKPMVAITPDEYKFMMSTNLESAFHLTQLAHPLLKASGAGTIVNVSSLAGIVGIDNITIYGATKAALNQLTRSLACEWAKDNIRTNCVAPGSVRTPLMEPLLAIEEFVAKETYRIPLGRVAESEEVSAVVAFLCLPAACYINGQVICVDGGKSVNGNL; encoded by the exons ATGGAGAACGGTCTTGGAAGCAGCTGCATCGCCAACGACGAGAGGTGGTCTCTTGCCGGCGCAACAGCCGTGGTCACCGGCGGCACCAAAGGAATCGG GCATGCCATAGTCGAGGAACTAGCCAGATTCGGAGCAGCCATCCACATCTGCTCCCGAAACGAAGCAGAGCTCAACAATTGCTTGAAAGAATGGGGGGCGAAGAACTTTAAGGTCACAGGCTCCGTCTGCGATGTCTCGTCCCGAGATGATCGAGAGAAGCTAATGGAGGACGTCAAGTCCACCTTTGGCGGAAAGCTCAGTATCCTG GTCAACAACGCAGGGACGGGGTTTGTGAAGCCGATGGTGGCCATAACCCCTGACGAGTACAAGTTTATGATGAGCACCAACCTGGAGTCTGCGTTCCACCTGACCCAGCTCGCCCACCCCCTGCTCAAGGCATCAGGAGCAGGCACCATCGTCAACGTCTCCTCGCTCGCTGGCATCGTCGGCATTGACAACATAACCATCTACGGAGCAACTAAAG CGGCGCTGAACCAGCTCACCAGGAGCCTGGCCTGCGAGTGGGCGAAGGACAACATCCGGACCAACTGCGTCGCGCCCGGCTCCGTTAGAACCCCTCTCATGGAACCG TTGCTTGCGATCGAGGAGTTCGTGGCGAAGGAGACGTACCGCATCCCTCTCGGGCGCGTGGCCGAGTCGGAGGAGGTGTCAGCTGTGGTGGCTTTCTTGTGCCTCCCTGCTGCTTGCTACATCAATGGCCAAGTCATCTGCGTCGACGGTGGTAAATCTGTCAACGGCAACCTCTAA
- the LOC135597726 gene encoding thaumatin-like protein — translation MPAARQHLFLLCLLLPISLSYEIQLILVNNCNYSVWPGVLGSAGHATPEDGGFHLGLGEEAVFDVPSWWSGRVWGRQGCGFDGQGKGSCDSGDCGGMLQCKGAGGAPPATVVEMTFGTDRSPLHFYDVSLVDGFNLPVTMAPVGGGVGCGVAGCEVDLNVCCPSKLEVKRNGKVVGCKSACLALKADKYCCTGDYGSPKICKPTLFSHLFKSICPRAYSFAFDDSSSLNICRASRYLITFCPPAR, via the exons ATGCCAGCTGCCCGGCAACACCTGttcctcctctgcctcctcctccCCATCTCCTTATCCT ATGAAATCCAGCTGATACTGGTGAACAACTGCAACTACAGCGTGTGGCCTGGAGTGCTCGGCAGCGCCGGTCATGCAACACCAGAGGACGGCGGCTTCCACCTCGGCCTCGGCGAGGAGGCGGTCTTCGACGTGCCGAGCTGGTGGTCGGGGCGGGTCTGGGGCAGGCAGGGCTGCGGTTTCGACGGCCAAGGGAAAGGGAGCTGCGACAGCGGCGACTGCGGCGGGATGCTGCAGTGCAAGGGCGCCGGAGGAGCGCCACCGgcgacggtggtggagatgaccttCGGCACCGACCGGTCACCTCTCCACTTCTACGACGTGAGCCTGGTCGACGGCTTCAACCTCCCCGTCACCATGGCCCCGGTCGGGGGAGGTGTTGGCTGCGGCGTGGCCGGGTGCGAGGTGGACTTGAACGTCTGCTGCCCTTCCAAGCTCGAGGTGAAGCGGAACGGGAAGGTGGTGGGGTGCAAGAGCGCGTGCTTGGCGCTGAAGGCGGACAAGTACTGCTGCACCGGGGACTACGGCTCGCCCAAGATCTGCAAACCCACCCTCTTCTCCCATCTCTTCAAGTCCATTTGCCCTCGTGCTTACAGCTTCGCCTTCGACGACTCTTCCAGCCTGAACATATGCAGGGCATCGAGATACCTCATCACCTTCTGCCCTCCTGCAAGATAG
- the LOC135597725 gene encoding pumilio homolog 2-like — MLSEMGVRSMIGSGGDAFDVEELEGLGALLREQRRQEAIDRERELNIFRSGSAPPTVEGSITAVGGLFGLEVGANVPDLPESKNGDGSLSEEELRSNPAYLSYYYSHVNLNPRLPPPVLSKEDWRSTQRLQVGRSVIEEIGDRRKESRWEEQGHISLFSQQPLFNPQEHAVESRKVPGSGERLDKPGDELIRLPLGRQKSFADVLQGDTGCKTPISNHPSRPQSRNAYANGLEALGSSDSQLSLNNDVSALGRQQPGEYVMSVDGLPHSFTSVGSSSHMKSTTPDPQLVARAPSPRLPPFVLNVGANIQKDKDNLSAIVDSDDLIAAISGFSLSTDGAVAAENTSRTELQSELDDHHKFLFDSLTNQENIRMRAIMKDSDPHSLIIPSLPHSLKASFPHSTTEGQVEIRNLSSRVGDPIEPRKSTISSVKSYVKSPSLPLVANAGGSPGHYQNLESVAAAFAGSSGLSAYSVNPAFPSILQNHISTGAVPPSFESGAAASAIASLSMDPMVSGGGIFAPSSLAGLTDLKSLGQIGNQSAIAALQTPPSDPLYLQYLKAAEYTAQVAASYGDPSMERGYVGNSHAELLGVQNAYIASLLQSQKQYDPSLLGKFGFTNHGYYGSPAFDLGLSYPGSPLAGQIDSQIGPGSALKLGEHYTQFPYGLRNLNGGTTGSWYFDQSHNLDKHFRSSLLEEFKNNKTRCFELAEIAGHVVEFSTDQYGSRFIQQKLETATIEEKNMVFEEIMPRAQSLMTDVFGNYVVQKFFEHGSTAQRRKLSDQLNKHVLALSLQMYGCRVIQKAIEVVDLDLKKKMVLELDGHVMRCVRDQNGNHVIQKCIECVPQDAIQFIISTFYDQVVTLSTHPYGCRVIQRVLEYCDDPNTQQIVMGEILQSVSLLTQDQYGNYVVQHVLEHGKPSERSAIIKKLAGQIVQMSLHKFASNVVEKCLTFGSLEERQILVNEMLGSTDENEPLQAMMKDQFGNYVVQKVLETCDDQQRELILSRIKVHLNALKKYTYGKHIVARVEKLVAAGERRIGFQTQHASSIA, encoded by the exons ATGCTGTCGGAGATGGGCGTTCGTTCTATGATCGGAAGCGGAGGGGATGCATTCGACGTGGAGGAGTTGGAGGGGCTGGGGGCGCTGCTTCGGGAGCAGAGAAGGCAAGAGGCGATCGATCGAGAGAGGGAGCTTAATATTTTTCGCAGCGGCTCCGCCCCACCTACTGTGGAGGGCTCCATCACTGCCGTGGGAGGGCTCTTCGGCCTGGAGGTTGGCGCCAACGTGCCAGATTTACCGGAGTCTAAGAATGGAGATGGATCATTATCCGAGGAGGAGCTCCGTTCCAATCCCGCTTACCTCTCTTACTACTACTCGCATGTGAATCTGAACCCGCGGCTCCCACCTCCAGTGCTCTCCAAAGAGGACTGGAGGTCAACTCAGAGGCTTCAGGTGGGGAGATCGGTTATTGAGGAGATTGGAGATAGGAGGAAAGAGAGCCGTTGGGAGGAACAGGGTCATATATCACTGTTCTCGCAGCAGCCGCTGTTTAATCCACAGGAGCATGCTGTAGAGTCGAGAAAGGTACCTGGTTCAGGGGAGCGGCTGGACAAACCTGGAGACGAACTGATCAGGCTTCCACTCGGCCGGCAGAAGAGCTTTGCCGATGTCCTTCAG GGCGACACTGGGTGCAAGACTCCCATCTCAAACCATCCATCACGCCCACAAAGTCGTAATGCATATGCAAATGGTCTCGAAGCATTAGGTTCTTCTGATTCTCAGCTTTCTTTGAACAATGACGTTTCAGCTTTAGGTAGGCAACAACCTGGTGAATATGTCATGAGTGTTGATGGTCTTCCACATAGTTTTACATCTGTTGGAAGTTCATCCCATATGAAAAGCACCACTCCTGATCCGCAGCTGGTTGCACGGGCTCCTAGTCCTCGTCTTCCACCTTTTGTTCTGAATGTTGGCGCCAATATCCAGAAAGATAAAGACAATCTGTCAGCTATAGTTGATTCTGATGACCTTATTGCTGCAATATCAGGTTTTAGCTTGTCAACTGATGGTGCAGTAGCTGCTGAAAATACCTCTCGAACAGAGCTTCAAAGCGAGTTGGATGATCACCACAAATTTCTTTTTGATTCGCTAACAAACCAAGAAAATATTAGGATGCGGGCTATCATGAAAGATTCTGATCCACATTCTTTAATAATTCCCTCTCTTCCACATTCATTGAAGGCTTCATTTCCTCATTCCACTACTGAAGGTCAGGTGGAGATAAGAAATTTGAGCTCGAGAGTAGGTGATCCAATTGAACCACGTAAATCCACTATCTCATCTGTCAAATCATATGTGAAATCACCTTCTTTACCTCTGGTTGCTAATGCTGGTGGTTCACCTGGTCATTATCAGAACCTTGAGAGTGTAGCTGCAGCTTTTGCAGGTAGCAGTGGGTTGAGTGCTTATTCTGTTAATCCTGCATTTCCTTCGATCCTGCAGAATCATATTAGCACAGGCGCTGTGCCTCCTTCATTTGAAAGTGGTGCTGCTGCTTCAGCAATTGCATCTCTTAGTATGGACCCTATGGTTTCTGGAGGAGGTATTTTTGCACCATCAAGTTTAGCTGGACTAACTGATCTGAAAAGTCTCGGTCAAATTGGTAATCAGTCAGCAATAGCAGCTCTCCAAACACCACCTAGTGACCCTCTTTACCTTCAGTACTTGAAGGCTGCTGAATATACTGCACAAGTTGCTGCTAGTTATGGTGATCCTTCCATGGAGAGGGGTTATGTGGGCAATTCTCATGCAGAATTGCTTGGGGTCCAGAATGCTTACATTGCATCATTGCTCCAATCACAGAAACAGTATGATCCCTCGCTTCTTGGCAAATTTGGGTTTACAAATCATGGTTACTATGGCAGTCCTGCTTTTGACCTGGGCTTATCATATCCAGGAAGCCCTTTAGCAGGACAAATTGATTCTCAAATTGGACCTGGAAGCGCTCTTAAGCTTGGCGAGCACTACACACAATTTCCGTATGGCTTGAGAAATTTAAATGGAGGTACTACGGGATCATGGTATTTTGATCAATCTCATAACTTGGATAAACATTTTCGGTCCTCACTTTTAGAGGAGTTCAAGAACAATAAGACCAGATGCTTTGAACTTGCTGAGATTGCTGGTCATGTGGTTGAGTTTAG TACTGACCAGTATGGGAGTCGATTTATACAGCAGAAACTTGAAACTGCCACAATTGAAGAGAAAAACATGGTTTTTGAAGAAATCATGCCTCGTGCTCAGTCTTTGATGACCGATGTTTTTGGCAATTATGTGGTGCAAAAG TTTTTTGAGCATGGATCTACAGCTCAGAGAAGGAAACTGTCTGACCAACTCAATAAGCATGTGTTGGCTCTTAGCCTTCAAATGTATGGTTGTCGGGTAATTCAAAAG GCCATAGAAGTTGTTGATTTGGACCTGAAGAAAAAAATGGTTTTGGAGCTTGATGGGCATGTCATGCGTTGTGTACGTGACCAGAATGGGAACCATGTCATCCAGAAATGTATCGAGTGTGTTCCCCAGGATGCAATTCAGTTTATCATATCAACCTTCTATGATCAAGTTGTAACATTATCTACTCATCCATATGGCTGTCGTGTCATACAG AGAGTACTGGAGTATTGTGATGACCCTAACACTCAACAGATTGTGATGGGAGAAATTCTACAATCTGTTAGCTTGTTGACTCAAGACCAGTATGGAAATTATGTTGTCCAG catgttttggaGCATGGGAAACCTAGTGAGAGGTCTGCCATCATTAAGAAGTTAGCCGGACAGATAGTTCAGATGAGTCTACATAAGTTTGCTTCGAATGTTGTTGAAAAATGTTTGACTTTTGGCAGTCTCGAGGAACGTCAAAtattggtgaatgaaatgcttggtTCAACTGATGAGAATGAGCCTCTTCAG GCCATGATGAAAGATCAGTTTGGTAACTATGTTGTACAGAAAGTATTGGAGACTTGTGATGATCAGCAACGTGAACTGATTCTGTCACGAATAAAGGTCCACTTGAATGCTTTGAAGAAATATACCTACGGAAAGcatatagttgctcgtgtagagaAACTTGTTGCAGCCGGGG AACGGCGGATCGGATTTCAGACCCAGCATGCATCTTCGATTGCATGA